A single region of the Streptococcus macedonicus ACA-DC 198 genome encodes:
- a CDS encoding Flavodoxin — protein MALVKIVYASMTGNTEEIADIVGNKFEELGHTVEVDECTTVDAADFEDADVAIVASYTYGDGDLPDEIVDFYEDLADVDLSDKIFGVVGSGDTFYDYFCKAVDEFEAQFALTGATKGADSIKVDLSADDEDIQKLEAFAETISEKAN, from the coding sequence ATGGCTTTAGTTAAGATTGTCTATGCCAGCATGACAGGAAATACTGAAGAAATTGCTGACATTGTAGGAAATAAATTTGAAGAACTTGGACACACTGTCGAAGTTGACGAATGCACAACCGTTGATGCAGCTGATTTTGAAGATGCTGATGTTGCTATCGTAGCATCATACACTTATGGCGACGGTGACTTGCCAGACGAAATCGTTGATTTCTACGAAGATCTTGCCGACGTTGATTTGTCAGATAAAATCTTTGGTGTTGTTGGTTCTGGTGATACTTTCTACGATTATTTCTGTAAAGCAGTTGATGAATTTGAAGCTCAATTTGCATTAACTGGTGCTACAAAAGGTGCTGATTCTATCAAGGTTGATTTGTCAGCTGATGATGAAGATATTCAAAAATTGGAAGCTTTTGCAGAAACAATTTCTGAAAAAGCAAATTAA
- the asnS gene encoding Asparaginyl-tRNA synthetase: MSKDYVSIIDVKDHVGEEVKIGAWVANKSGKGKIAFLQLRDGTAFFQAVAFKPNFIEKFGEEEGTEKFNTIKHLNQETSILITGIVKEDSRSKFGYELDVTDLEIVGHSEDYPITPKEHGTDFLMDHRHLWLRSRKQMAIMQVRNAIIYATYEFFDKNGFIKFDSPILSGNAAEDSTELFETDYFGTPAYLSQSGQLYLEAGAMALGRVFDFGPVFRAEKSKTRRHLTEFWMMDAEYSFLSHEESLDLQEAYVKALIQGVLDRAPQALEILERDVDLLKKYIAEPFKRVSYDDAISLLQEHENDEDADYEHLEHGDDFGSPHETWISNYFGVPTFVINYPASFKAFYMKPVPGNPERVLCADLLAPEGYGEIIGGSVREDDYDALVAKMDALEMDKSEYEFYLDLRKYGSVPHAGFGIGIERMVTFVAGTKHIREAIPFPRMLNRIKP; this comes from the coding sequence ATGTCTAAAGATTACGTATCTATTATTGATGTTAAAGACCATGTTGGTGAAGAAGTCAAAATTGGTGCTTGGGTTGCCAACAAATCAGGAAAAGGGAAAATTGCCTTCCTACAACTTCGTGACGGAACAGCATTCTTCCAAGCTGTTGCTTTCAAACCAAACTTCATCGAAAAATTTGGTGAAGAAGAAGGAACTGAAAAATTCAATACTATCAAACACCTTAACCAAGAAACTTCTATCCTTATCACAGGTATTGTCAAAGAAGATTCTCGTTCAAAATTTGGTTATGAGCTTGATGTGACAGACCTTGAAATTGTTGGTCATTCAGAAGATTACCCAATCACTCCAAAAGAACATGGTACAGATTTCCTAATGGATCACCGTCACTTGTGGTTGCGTTCACGCAAACAAATGGCTATCATGCAAGTTCGTAATGCAATTATCTATGCAACTTATGAATTCTTTGATAAAAATGGCTTCATCAAATTTGATAGCCCAATCTTGTCTGGAAATGCTGCTGAAGATTCAACAGAATTGTTTGAAACAGACTACTTTGGTACACCTGCTTACTTGAGCCAATCAGGTCAATTATACCTGGAAGCTGGTGCTATGGCGCTTGGTCGTGTCTTTGACTTCGGTCCTGTTTTCCGTGCTGAAAAATCAAAAACTCGCCGTCACTTGACTGAGTTCTGGATGATGGATGCTGAATATTCATTCCTTTCACACGAAGAATCTCTTGATCTTCAAGAAGCTTATGTTAAAGCTCTTATCCAAGGTGTTCTTGACCGTGCTCCACAAGCCCTTGAAATCTTGGAACGTGACGTTGATTTGCTTAAAAAATACATTGCAGAACCATTCAAACGTGTTTCTTACGATGATGCTATCTCGCTTCTTCAAGAACATGAAAATGACGAAGATGCTGATTACGAACACCTAGAACACGGTGATGACTTCGGTTCACCACATGAAACTTGGATTTCAAACTATTTTGGTGTTCCAACATTCGTTATCAACTATCCGGCAAGCTTCAAAGCCTTCTACATGAAACCAGTTCCTGGTAACCCAGAACGCGTTTTGTGTGCTGATCTTCTTGCACCAGAAGGTTACGGTGAAATCATTGGTGGTTCAGTACGTGAAGATGATTACGATGCTCTTGTGGCTAAAATGGATGCCCTTGAAATGGATAAATCAGAATACGAATTCTACCTTGACCTTCGTAAATATGGTTCAGTACCACATGCTGGATTTGGTATCGGTATCGAACGTATGGTAACATTCGTGGCTGGAACAAAACACATCCGTGAAGCCATTCCATTCCCACGTATGCTAAACCGTATTAAACCTTAG
- the sufB gene encoding Iron-sulfur cluster assembly protein SufB, with the protein MLEWIDGNLGSKVNMKYPCSILNGPHARTSVLSMAFANYGQHLDAGCKIYHNAPHTSSTLISKSVAKDGGKTDYRGSVYFGKNSGGSKSYIECDTILMDDLSSSDTIPFNEIHNSNVALEHEAKVSKVSEDQLYYMISRGISEEEATAMIINGFMEPITKELPMEYAVELNSLITMSMEGSVG; encoded by the coding sequence ATGTTAGAATGGATTGACGGTAACCTCGGAAGTAAGGTTAACATGAAATACCCATGTTCTATCTTAAATGGACCACACGCCCGAACATCAGTTCTATCTATGGCATTTGCAAATTATGGACAACATCTGGATGCGGGTTGTAAGATATATCACAATGCTCCACATACTTCTTCAACCTTGATTTCTAAATCAGTTGCCAAAGACGGTGGTAAGACAGACTATCGTGGTTCTGTTTATTTTGGCAAAAATAGTGGTGGCTCAAAATCCTACATTGAATGTGATACGATTCTCATGGATGATTTATCAAGTTCAGATACAATTCCATTCAATGAAATTCACAATTCAAATGTGGCTTTGGAACATGAAGCTAAAGTTTCCAAAGTATCTGAGGACCAGTTGTACTACATGATAAGCCGAGGTATTTCAGAAGAAGAAGCAACAGCAATGATTATCAACGGCTTTATGGAGCCAATTACGAAAGAATTGCCAATGGAATACGCTGTTGAATTAAACAGTCTGATTACCATGAGCATGGAAGGTTCAGTTGGTTAA
- a CDS encoding Chloride channel protein has protein sequence MIKKLNDNEDYSYLLLLKLVLVSIVIGLLVGFVDTVFGRVLLFLSNFRTEHFNYLIPFLGIIGLLIVFLYQKADERASKGMGLVFAVGQSQEKEIPLILVPLVTLATWLTHLFGGSAGREGVAVQLGAAIAHGFSRFFDFENSSRLFLVTGMAAGFAGLFQTPIAAVFFALEILVLGKLQLQALLPMTVASFVASATSHSLGLEKFSHLVSADLTLDVMTFCKLAVLGIIFGLVGNLFAKLLAIAKEKSKDVMDNPYYRILFGGILLSLIFLICYHGRYSGLGTNLIEASFAGKEIYLYDWLLKLLLTVATLAIGFQGGEVTPLFAIGASLGVVLANLFGLPVEFVAAAGYISVFGSATNTLIAPIFIGGEVFGFVNLPYFVLVMIFAYIVNRKHSIYGGQEVLTF, from the coding sequence ATGATAAAGAAACTGAATGACAATGAAGATTATTCTTATCTGCTCTTGCTAAAATTAGTGTTAGTTAGCATTGTTATTGGGCTTTTGGTTGGTTTTGTTGATACTGTATTTGGTCGCGTGTTACTTTTTCTTAGCAATTTTCGAACAGAACATTTCAACTATCTTATCCCATTTTTAGGAATTATTGGGCTTTTAATTGTTTTTCTTTATCAAAAGGCAGATGAGCGAGCAAGCAAAGGAATGGGCTTAGTTTTTGCAGTTGGTCAAAGCCAAGAAAAGGAAATTCCGCTTATTTTGGTTCCTCTAGTCACTTTGGCAACATGGTTAACACACCTTTTTGGAGGTAGTGCTGGACGAGAAGGCGTAGCGGTTCAACTAGGGGCGGCGATTGCTCATGGTTTTAGCCGTTTCTTTGATTTTGAAAATAGCTCACGTCTTTTTCTGGTTACTGGTATGGCAGCTGGTTTTGCAGGGCTTTTTCAAACGCCGATAGCAGCGGTTTTCTTTGCTTTAGAGATTCTGGTGCTTGGCAAACTGCAATTACAGGCTCTGCTTCCGATGACTGTCGCTTCTTTTGTAGCAAGTGCGACTTCACACTCATTGGGATTGGAAAAATTTTCTCACCTAGTGAGTGCAGATTTGACACTTGATGTGATGACTTTTTGCAAATTAGCTGTACTAGGCATTATTTTTGGCTTAGTTGGAAATCTTTTTGCAAAATTGTTGGCTATTGCTAAAGAAAAGTCTAAAGATGTCATGGATAATCCTTATTACCGTATCCTATTTGGTGGTATCTTATTAAGTCTGATTTTTTTGATATGCTATCATGGACGTTATTCAGGTTTGGGAACAAATTTGATTGAAGCAAGCTTCGCAGGCAAAGAAATTTATCTCTACGATTGGTTGCTCAAATTGCTTTTAACGGTAGCAACTTTGGCTATCGGTTTTCAAGGTGGCGAAGTGACACCACTCTTTGCGATTGGTGCATCTCTTGGAGTTGTTTTGGCAAATCTTTTTGGCTTGCCTGTTGAATTTGTCGCTGCAGCTGGTTATATCAGCGTATTCGGTAGTGCAACCAATACACTTATAGCCCCTATTTTTATTGGTGGTGAAGTATTTGGCTTTGTTAATTTGCCATATTTTGTTTTGGTCATGATTTTTGCTTACATCGTTAATCGAAAACATTCTATCTACGGCGGACAAGAAGTTCTGACATTTTAA
- a CDS encoding Aspartate aminotransferase, with translation MTNLSNRVLNMEESVTLAASARAKALKAEGRDILSLTLGEPDFVTPKNIQDVAIEAIQNGKASFYTVASGLPELKDAINSYIEKFYGYSINRNQVVVATGAKFILYTFFTTVLNPGDEVIIPTPCWVSYVDQIKMVDGVPVTVATTESNHFKATVEQLEAARTEKTKVLLLNSPSNPTGMIYTRDELEAIGNWAVEHNILILADDIYGRLVYNGNEFIPISSISEAIRKQTVVVNGVSKTYAMTGWRVGFAVAEEKIISGMAKVISQTTSNLTAVSQYAAIEALTGPQDSIETMRQAFEGRLNTIYPLLNEVPGFEVIKPQGAFYLFPNVKKAMEMKGYTDVTAFTTAILEEVGVALVTGAGFGAPENVRLSYATDLDTLKDAVNRLKAFMEK, from the coding sequence ATGACAAACTTATCAAATCGCGTGTTGAACATGGAAGAAAGTGTGACACTAGCAGCAAGTGCGCGTGCTAAAGCCTTAAAAGCAGAAGGTCGTGATATTTTATCACTTACTTTGGGAGAACCTGATTTTGTAACTCCTAAAAATATTCAAGATGTGGCTATTGAGGCAATTCAAAATGGTAAAGCAAGCTTTTACACAGTTGCTTCAGGACTACCTGAATTAAAAGATGCTATTAATAGCTATATTGAAAAATTCTATGGCTATTCAATCAACCGTAATCAAGTGGTTGTGGCAACAGGTGCAAAATTTATCCTTTATACTTTCTTTACAACTGTTCTTAATCCAGGCGATGAAGTCATTATCCCAACACCGTGCTGGGTGTCTTATGTTGACCAAATCAAAATGGTTGATGGTGTGCCAGTAACTGTTGCGACAACTGAAAGCAATCATTTCAAAGCGACCGTTGAACAACTTGAAGCAGCTCGTACAGAAAAAACAAAAGTTCTCTTGTTAAATTCGCCATCTAATCCAACAGGTATGATTTACACACGTGATGAATTGGAAGCTATCGGAAATTGGGCAGTAGAACACAACATTCTAATTCTTGCTGACGATATTTATGGACGTTTGGTTTATAACGGTAATGAGTTTATACCAATCTCAAGTATTTCAGAAGCTATCAGAAAACAAACTGTTGTGGTTAATGGTGTTTCAAAAACTTATGCCATGACAGGTTGGCGTGTCGGTTTTGCGGTTGCTGAAGAAAAAATTATTTCAGGAATGGCAAAAGTTATTAGCCAAACAACCTCAAATTTGACAGCCGTTTCTCAATATGCAGCCATTGAAGCTCTTACTGGTCCACAAGATTCTATTGAGACAATGCGCCAAGCTTTCGAAGGACGCCTTAATACTATCTATCCATTGCTTAATGAAGTTCCTGGATTTGAAGTGATTAAACCACAAGGGGCATTCTACCTTTTCCCTAACGTGAAAAAAGCGATGGAAATGAAAGGCTATACAGATGTCACAGCATTTACGACAGCTATTCTTGAAGAAGTAGGTGTTGCTCTTGTCACTGGTGCAGGTTTTGGTGCTCCTGAAAATGTTCGTTTGAGCTATGCCACTGACTTAGACACTTTGAAAGACGCTGTTAATCGTTTGAAAGCCTTTATGGAAAAATAA
- a CDS encoding Chorismate mutase encodes MNLDTIRQEIDHVDQELVALLEKRLQLVNQVVAYKKATGKPILDTSREDAVLQKAASRVEDRAFEQTIVNTFADIMKNSRDYQAKQLDNDLD; translated from the coding sequence ATGAATTTAGATACTATCCGTCAGGAAATTGATCACGTTGATCAGGAGTTGGTCGCTTTATTGGAAAAACGCCTGCAGTTAGTTAATCAAGTTGTTGCTTACAAGAAAGCTACAGGAAAACCTATTTTAGATACTAGCCGTGAAGACGCAGTGCTTCAAAAGGCAGCAAGTCGTGTCGAAGATAGAGCGTTTGAACAAACGATTGTTAACACATTTGCAGATATCATGAAAAATTCACGTGACTACCAAGCAAAACAACTCGATAATGATTTAGATTGA
- the add gene encoding Adenosine deaminase, whose translation MDKTTLKDLAKAELHCHLDGSISLEVIRQLAEMANITVPESDKELKQLVVAPENAESLMDYLKTFDFVRPLLQTKEALHLAAYDVARQAAQENVIYTEIRFAPELSMDEDLSASETVEAVLAGLKQAEEEFGIVAKVLVCGMKQSPKEVTRDIFEHVVELAEKGLVGFDFAGNELDFPPAQLADLIKEIQALGLPMTFHAGECGCAHYIADSIALDIKRIGHSTAIYNQPELIQEFIEKGVTAELCLTSNLQTKAAKSLDEFPFLALKNAGAKITINTDNRTVSDTNLTKEYALFFKHFGVSVADFLAFNKNAIQASFTNEAQKAELLSKIDNLYETFL comes from the coding sequence TTGGATAAAACAACATTAAAGGATTTAGCAAAAGCAGAATTACATTGTCATTTGGATGGTTCTATCTCGCTGGAGGTCATTCGTCAATTGGCAGAAATGGCAAATATAACAGTGCCAGAATCAGATAAAGAGCTGAAACAATTGGTGGTTGCGCCAGAAAATGCAGAATCTTTAATGGATTATCTCAAAACTTTTGATTTTGTTCGTCCACTTTTACAGACCAAAGAAGCGCTACATTTGGCAGCTTATGACGTTGCAAGACAAGCAGCACAAGAAAATGTGATTTATACTGAAATTCGTTTTGCGCCTGAATTGTCAATGGATGAGGACTTGAGTGCTTCTGAGACGGTAGAAGCAGTGCTTGCTGGGCTCAAGCAAGCTGAAGAAGAATTTGGCATTGTCGCTAAAGTGCTCGTCTGTGGCATGAAGCAGTCGCCAAAAGAAGTGACGCGAGATATTTTTGAACATGTTGTTGAGTTAGCTGAAAAAGGTTTGGTTGGTTTTGACTTTGCGGGAAATGAATTGGACTTTCCACCTGCTCAATTGGCCGATTTGATTAAAGAAATACAAGCGCTAGGACTTCCAATGACTTTTCATGCTGGAGAATGTGGCTGTGCGCATTATATTGCAGACTCTATCGCCCTTGATATTAAGCGCATCGGGCATAGTACAGCTATTTACAATCAGCCTGAATTAATTCAAGAGTTCATCGAAAAGGGTGTTACAGCAGAGCTATGTTTAACAAGTAATTTACAGACAAAAGCCGCTAAATCATTGGATGAATTTCCATTTCTAGCTTTAAAAAATGCTGGCGCTAAAATTACGATTAATACGGATAACCGAACAGTTTCTGATACCAATTTAACCAAAGAATATGCTCTTTTTTTCAAACATTTTGGGGTAAGCGTAGCTGATTTTCTAGCCTTTAATAAAAATGCTATCCAGGCTTCTTTCACAAATGAAGCCCAAAAAGCTGAATTGTTATCAAAAATAGACAATTTATATGAAACATTTCTGTAA
- the sufB gene encoding Iron-sulfur cluster assembly protein SufB has product MSGAVAQYESEVVYHNMKDEFKKQGIIFTDTDTALQEYPDLFKKYFGKIVSNSEHKFAALNGAVWSGGTFIYVPKGVQCEIPVQTYFRIKGENAGQFERSLIIVDEGASIQYIEGCTAPNYTTNSLHAATVEIIVKRDASFRYTTI; this is encoded by the coding sequence TTGTCAGGTGCAGTAGCACAGTATGAATCTGAAGTGGTTTACCACAATATGAAAGATGAATTCAAAAAGCAAGGCATTATCTTTACAGATACAGACACAGCCTTGCAAGAATACCCTGACCTTTTCAAAAAATATTTTGGGAAAATCGTCTCTAATAGCGAGCATAAATTCGCTGCTTTAAACGGTGCTGTTTGGTCAGGTGGAACCTTTATTTACGTTCCTAAGGGCGTGCAATGTGAAATTCCTGTTCAAACCTATTTCCGCATTAAGGGTGAAAACGCTGGGCAATTTGAACGTAGTTTGATTATCGTAGATGAAGGTGCTTCTATTCAATACATCGAAGGCTGTACTGCGCCAAATTACACAACCAATAGTCTGCATGCGGCAACGGTTGAAATTATCGTTAAACGTGATGCAAGTTTTCGCTACACAACCATTTAA